The genomic window GCTCAACTATTCTGTCGTGAATACGTTTGCAAATATGCTTACAAAATACAGCTACGGAATCTTGAATCACTGCGATTATAAAATTCATACCAGTAAACTCGAAGGGGTTAATAATAAGATCAAAGTTATCAAAAGAAAAGCTTATGGGTTTCATGACGAACGGTACTTTTCATTAAAAATTATATAAGCTTTTGCAAACTAATTGGGAGAAGAACCCTAAAAGAAATATTGGACAATTATGCATTCTCAATTTATGTCTTTCGCTATTGCTTTGGTTTGCTTAAAATAAGCTGCCTATTACCCGATTCATCAGATTAGTCATGCTGATTCTTTAACCTTCTGTTCATAATTTCAAGATTCTGTAAGGCGTAGGTGCAGGCAGGATCTAATGTAAGCGCTGCTTGAAATCCCATGAGTGCTGGTTCCAGTTTGCCTAATTTTGCATAACAGGTCGCGATGTTAGTAACTGTGTTTGTATCAACAGGAGCTACTTTAAGGTATTTTTCCAACAGCTCAATAGCAGTATGATACTCTTCTATTTCTATGCAAAGGTTTCCAAGATCATGATACACACTACCATCTGATGAGTTGGATTCGAGTATGGTATGGATAAATTTGATAGCGCTATCCTTATCACCATTTTTGAATTTTATTCTTTCCCTGAGACATTTGAGTCCCAAATGATCCGGATTGGATGAAATTATTGCTTGTACCGTATCTTCTGCTTCTTTCAGCTGATTTGTTTGTATTAATAAGTTTATTAAAAATAGATACGCAGGAATATTTCTATTGCTTCTGCAGATTAATTGCCTCATGGTATTAATAGCATCATAAGGCTTCTTCATCAAAGATTGTATTTGTCCGGTCAGCATATAAAGTGAATCATTTCCAATGCCCCGTTTTATAGCGGTAGTAACTATATCTTCAGCTTTTTCTACACTCTGCTGAGAAATATATAGTTGTGCAAGGTTTGAATAGTGCTGCGGTTCTTTGTCGTTGAGAGTGATAGCCTTTTTGTACGCTATTTCGGCCTCATTTGGCAGATGCAGCTTTTCATAGCACACCCCAATATTATCATATGCCTTATGTTCATAATAATATGCATCAACGATGGATAGGTTAAATACCGGTTTTTTGTCTTCTCTGTCTTTGATAATAAGGTATTTTTTAAAATAGTATAAGGCGTCGTGGAATTTCTCCTTTCTCAATAGGATTTCTCCCATAACGAATAAAATGTCAAGAGAGTCGTGATTTTCTTTAATTGCTTCCGAACAGATCCCTTCAGCCTTGTCGAGTTGGTTTGTATTGATAAAGGCATGGACAAGATCAACGTATATTCTTTGTCTCTGATTTCTTGCGTTATAATCTGTCTGTGGCTCAGATAATTTTAATCCTTTTTCCCCTAACTCAATAACTTTATTAAAATCAAATTCATTTCTGTAGTTTCGGATAAGATTTGTCATGATAAAAAGATTGTCAGGATTTTCCGCAAGCTGCTGTCTTAAAAGATCTCCCGTCCTTTTATACTTTTTTCGCATTTCTTGGTCGGTTAAATTGTATCCATAGTGGTAGAATCTTATCTCGGATTGAAATGGTATACCCTCGAAAATGAGTTGATTGTGTACAATTCCCTCGAAATAGGCCTTACCCCTCCGGAATATTCTGGTATAGTAATGCTTTGATTGACCACCAGGAAGTTCGCTATAGATAGCAACAAATATGGCATCGTACGAGTTTTCGCATATTAACCTATGTAAAAGCGGGATGTCCGCATGTTCGAGCGTCTCGTCCGCATCAATTTGTAAAATCCAATCACACGTTGCATAACGTAATGAATGATTTCGTGCCTCACTGAAACTGTTCTTCCAGGGATGATGATATATTTTTGCGCCAAAGGATTGGGCAATTTCGATGGTCTTATCGGTGGAACCTGTATCAACAATAATAATTTCATTAACGGCGTTTTTGATGCTTGTCAGACACTGGGCTAAAAATCTCTCTTCATTTTTAACAATCATGCATGCAGACACGGAAGGTCTACCGTTGTTTATTGCAGGTTGATTATTCAAAAAGGTCATTGGTTCGTATCCTTATTCGGGATGAACATCGGATTTATTAATTTGCCGGAGCCTTCTTAATGTCGTTTATAACGTGTCTTTGTCTTGCTGAAAATATGATGTAAGGTAATCCAAATACATTATGCATTGGCTTTTAAGGCGGCAAGATTTTGTAAAGCGCATTTGCAGTTGGGGTCAAGTTTAAGAGCGGTCTGGAATCCGAACAAAGCCGGTTCTCGCATGCCTTGTTTTGCATAGCAAACTGCAATATCAGCAATCACGGATGCATCAACTTTAGATGAGGTTCTGAGATATCTTTCAAACGCCTCAATCGCATCAGCATATTCCTCCACTTCCATGCAGAGGGATCCTAAGTGAAGGTATATATTGTGATCTGATGGGTTAGACTGCAGGATATTTCTAACAAAAGAGACAAGACTCTCCTTATTGCCCTGTTTATACGTGATCCTCTCCAGAAGACAGAGAAAGGTAAATTCTTCCGGATACAAAGAGAGCATGTCCTTTAATATTTTGCTAGCCTCATCAAGATGATTTATCTGTATTAAGAGGTTTATTAAATATGCGTGTGTCGGTATATTGGTATTATCCATTCTAAGAGATTGTTTGCAGGCATCAATAGCATCGTTCATTTTTCCCTCTGCAGCATATATCTTTCCCAGTAAGTGGTAGATCAGATGGTTGGCAATCCCTGATTTTATTGCAGCGAATGTTAAATCTTTTGCATCGATTAATCTGTCTTGAGAAATGTAAAGGTTAATCAGATTTGCGTAATTAAGGGGATCACGGCTGTTTAATTCGATAGCTTTTTTGTAAGCTACGATCGCCTCATGAATCAGTCCAAGGTGTTTGTAGCATTCGCCAATATGATTGTATACCGTATGTTCATATTGATAAAAGTCGGAGGAGAGTAAAAAGAATGTTGGCTCTTTATTTTCCTTTTCTTTTAAAATCAGATATTTTTTAAAGCACGGAAGGGCATCATGAAAAACGCCTTTTTTCATGAAGACTTCTCCCATGACTAATAAGATATCAAATGAGTCAGGATTTTCTATCAGCGCTTTCTTGCATACCAGCTCTGCTTTGTCTATCAGGTTCTTGTTTATGAATGCGTGTGCCAGGTCAATCGACATTCTTTGTCGTTGATTTTTTGAAACGAGATCTGTTTGGGAGGCGGATATCTTTAATCCATTTTCTGCGAAATCTATGACCTTATCAAAGGCATATTCATTTCGGTAATTTCGAACCAGGTTTGCCATGATAAATAAATTGCCGGGATTTCCTGCAAGCTGCTGTCGTAAAAGATCCCCCGTCCTTGTATACTTCTTTTGCATCTCCTGTTCCGATAAGTTATAGCCATAATGATAGAACCGTATCTCAGATTGAAGTGCTTTTCCCTCGAATATAAGCTGATTGTGCACAATTCCTTCAAAGTGTGCCTTGCCTCTGCGAAATATTCTTTGGAAGTAGTGTTTCGCGCATCCCCCTGGAAGTTCATTATAGATTGCAACATAAATGACATTATACGAGTCATTATTTATTAATGTGTGTAAAAGCGGGATATCCGTCTGTTCAAGTGTTTCATCAGCATCGATTTGCAGAATCCAATCGCCTCGTGCATACTCCAGGGAGTGATTGCGTGCCTCACTAAAGCTGTTATTCCAGGGATGGTGATAGACGTTTGCACTAAAGGAATGTGCAATATCGACGGTTTTATCGGTGGAGCCTGTATCCACGATAATAATTTCATCCACGGCGCCTTTAATACTTGCAAGGCATTGTGATAAAAATTTCTCCTCGTTTTTAACGATCATACACGCGGAGAGCGTAGGCCGATTGTTGTTAAGTACTGCTTGACGTCCTTTATCTGTCATGGTTTGTTGCCGGGTATTATTCATTAATTTAAATGGTGTTGATTTGTGATGACGGTGTAATCATTTTTATTAAAACGTGGGCTGTTGTTCACCTGTATAGTATTGTCCTACAATTTCCCTATGCTGGTTCTTTTAAGGCTTCTACTGACCGATAGCCAATCAACGCTGCCTCCAGATGGCCTAATTTTTCATAACACCAGACGATTTTCAGTAATACGTTTTTATCAGCAGGGTGGTTCTTTAAATATTTCTCAAAATACGGCAATGCCTTTTCATAGGTATTTTGTTGTATATATAATTCTCCCAAATGTAACCATACGGCATCATCTGCAATATCTTCGGAAACAGTTCTTAAGAGGGTATTAACCGCATTGTTAATATCTCCTGTGTTTTCAAAACAAAGGGCAAGATTATAGTATGCATTACGGTATCTGGGATTGAGAGCTATCGCTTTTTCTAAATGGTCTATTGCAATTCCCCATTGTCCTAAATTTCCCAGACAATAACCGATACCGTTATGCGCAGCATAATCATATCCCAACGTGTCAGTCATAAAGGTATTCGTACCTACGTTGTTAAGGTGCCATTCTCGCAGGGATAAAAAGCGGTGAAAATACTGAACCGCTTTTTGATAACTTCCTTCTTTTAAGTAGGCACAGGCCAGGGTAAATAGAATATCAATGTTTTCTGGTGTGTTCCCAGCTGCTTCTAGCTTTGATAGGGCTTTGTAACATAATTCCTTTGCTCTTGACGCGGATGCCAGATGAAGATAGCAATTCGCAGTTTCATAGACAATCATCGCATAGTGATGCATAGTGATGCCCATTTCCGGATGTATTGTACCAGGGTCTGGCGTAAATAGGGTGAGGGCCTTTTCTCCCGCGATGATACCATCGTTAAAGAGCTCCTGGGTACGATAGTTCCGTATAAGATTAAACCATGCAAAGCTGTCGTATTTATTTTGTTCAAGTTGTTTTTGAAGAAGACGGGTAGTTTTTTGCCACTTTTCCTTCATTTTATGCGGATCAAGATTATACCCGTGATGATACAACCTTATGTCAGCTGAAAGACGGTCTCCGTCAATAATCAATTGCTCGTGTATAATGCCCTGATAGAATCCCTTGCCACGCCTGAAAATTCTAATATTATAAAATGTATGATAATTGTCTTGTATGGCGCTGTGGATTGCTACGGCAATTGCATTACATTTGACGTTGTTTATGGCCTTTTGCAGCTTCATAATATCAGCTTGTTCGAGTTCTTCATCTGCATCAATCTGAAAAATCCAGTTACCCGATGCGTATTTTAAGCAATGATTTCTTGCCTCGCTGAAGCTGTCATTCCACGGGTGATGATAGACTTTAGCGCCAAAATCTTTAGCAATGGTCACGGTGCTATCGGTAGATCCCGTATCGACAATAATTATCTCATCGACTGTGTTTTTGATGCTGCTCAAGCAGTTGGGAAGCAGTTCTTCCTCATTTTTTACAATCAAGCACGCTGAAATTTTCTGATGCTGAGATTTTTTCATCGTATTCTTATTTGTGCGTTCATTTACTCCAGTTTAGTTATCCATTTTTATCATATGGGCACACCAGACACAGAACCGAAAACCCTTAAGTGTTGTTACGTCTCTCTCAGTTCCCGGTTCAGGGAAAAGAAACAGTTCTTCCTGTAACCTAAAATTTGATAACAAAGACATTATTTGCTGCTTACTAAAAATCCTGTGAGCATTAAATGACAGCCCTGGGGTATGACTCAGGGGAACGCTGAACAGAAAATGCCCTCCGGGTTTCATTATCCGTGAGATCTCCATAAAGGCCTTGATACTTCCTTTTGCATCTAATTTGTCCCCATAGCGCCCAAGCCCAACGTGTTCAATGACACTCATGCTACTGAGAAATTCAATGGTACATGCGTCGAAAGGCAAGGCGGTAATGATAGCACGCTCACAGATGAGGCCTGGCAATGAAACAGATAAAGGTCTTATATCAATACTGATTGTGGGGACAAATTGAGAAATGATTCCAACAAGTAATGCAGTAGACCCTAAGTCTATTACTTGTTTTGGACGTATTTCAAATATCTTGCGGGCAGCCCACGTATCCTGATAAAAGTAATATTTATCAAAGAATGTTTCGTGAGTTTTATCATCAAGGCAAGGCCAAAGGGCAATACGAGATTCGGCATGAGCGTCCTTGCAGTATTCTTTAATGTCCGATATATATTGAGAAAACCCTGGATGTTTTATTATTGGAGAGTTTGTAGTATTGAGATGGTGAACAAAGCGGACGAGATTTTCTGTCAAGTTGTCTTGTATCATGGTAGTCATCCCGTAATACATTCCAAAACTTCCAGAGTGTCTTGGTTATGAATGAACTTGTTTCTGATGAAGTTGATAATGCGCTTTGCAGCATATCCGTCTCCAAAAGGATTTACCGCATGGGCCATTCGATGATATTCTTTCCGGTCTTCCAGCAGGCGAATGGTCTCTTGAATAATTGTCTCTGGACGTGTGCCGACGAGTTTTGCGCATCCCGCCATTACGGCCTCCGGACGTTCAGTTACCTCACGAAGTATGAGGACGGGTTTCTGCAAGGAAGGCGCCTCTTCCTGAATGCCGCCAGAGTCCGTTAAAATAATGCAGGCGCGTTTCATCAGGTGAACAAAAGGTCCGTATTCTAACGGCTCGATAAGGAAGATGTTGGCTGTGTGTTCTAACATTGAATAAACAAGATTTCTTACATTGGGATTGGGATGAACCGGGTACACAAAAGTGACATTAGGGTATTTTTTTGCTAACGTCATGATTGCATTGCAGATATTCATAAATGGCTGTCCGAAGCTTTCTCTTCTGTGCGCTGTTATTAACACCATTTTGCCCTTTATGGTGTTGAGCGAGTCATTATCAAAAGTAAAATCATGCCTTGCGATATTCAGCAGGGCATCGATAACCGTATTGCCGGTTACACAAATAAGGCCTTCATCAACTCCTTCATTCAACAAATTGTTTTTTGCTTCCTTTGTTGGCGCAAAGTGCAGATGCGCTATAACACTCGTAAGGCAACGATTTATTTCTTCTGGAAAAGGATGATATTTATTCCGCGACCGTAGACCAGCTTCAACATGCCCAACGGGTATGTGCCTGTAATAGGCGGCTAATGCGGCTGCAAACGCGGTAGTTGTGTCTCCCTGTATTAAAACCAGATCAGGTTGCTCCTTCTCATAAACCGGCTCTATATTTTTTAATACCTTGCTTGTGATATCTGCGAGTCCTTGATTATCAGCCATAAGATTCAGATCATAATCGGGCTGAATAGCGAAGACCTTCAGTACGCTGTCAAGCATTTGTCTGTGTTGTGCAGTGACCGTGACAATGCTTTTGAGTGCGCCCGAATGTCGCCCGAGTTCTTTAATAACCGGTGCAAGCTTTATTGCTTCCGGTCGCGTGCCGATCACACTCATTATTTTTGGCATACTCTTAAGGCCTGTTACCATCCGTGGCTCGTTTCGTGGTTATAATCTGAGATGCCAATAACGTTCAGGATGGTTTTAAACCGGTTAATCCAGGTATGATCTCGTAGACACCTCACCCTTCCTGATGCTCCTATTTTTAAGGCGATATCCGGATGCGTTATGTAATAGGATAGTTGTGTTCGTAATTCAACTTCGTTCCGGTAGCATGCAATCTCTTCTCCAATGGTAAAATGATCTTCCAGCGCTTGATTATACGTTGTCAGATAAAGTCCTCCCATCAGGGGAACTTCAAAATCTCTGCCTTTCAAACCTGTTACTGAAGAATTACCAATGAAGCCAAAGCCCAGGTTGATAAGCGAACGGGAATAAATTGCATTCATATCCTGGGATGAGATTTCAGCGGAGAGCCAGCCTCTACCATAGGTATTGACGATGATGCCATGCTCTTTTAGCCAGGCAATGATATGGGGCCTTATACCGTAACATTGCCCAATAAAAGAAACAGGGATATCGCGTGGTACTGGCAGCGGCGAAAAAATACGCGGGTTTGCTCCTGGCGGAAGAAATAGTGCGCGGGCGCCAACCATATAATATTTACCAACATCTTCTTTGGATTGGCAGGTGATGCAAAAATCAAATTCAGGCGCAATTTCAGCAGTTCCAGAATAACCGGATGTTTCCTGAACTCCCCAAAATTTCAGGGTGTCGTCTAAACTAATGTTGACGGTTATGATATTCAGGTTGTTAATGGTTTGTATCGTTTCAGGATAAACCCATCTGCCGGAGAGATAAGAGAAAAAAATATCAATCGGTTTCTCCCGATGGGATGATTCCACCCGGCGGATTAATTCTTTATTGAACGCCGGTTTGCCATTTCGATGCCAGTCGCTGGCATATTGATCAAAGGCGTTTCCCCAGTCATAATGTACGGTATCGGTAATTTCGGCCCAGCCGTCTACTAAACCAGGTCTTTCCCAATTCACATGATGTACCGCCGCAAAGACACGAGGTTTGTCTTTGAAAGAAAGCATTTTGCCTGCCTTCGTCAGATATACCTGAATCTGCTGAATCTGCTTATTCAATGAATAGGTATCCTTTTTCGGACTGCATTGCGAAGGTGCATCGATTCGTTTCATAATCAGGAATTAACCGTGCCGGTATTTATCAAAACCCAGGAAAGTCAGTAACTGATCCATTCTTTTCTCAAAAGTATGATGTTCAAGGGCAAACAAATGCCCGGTTTTAGCGATTCGTTCCCTTTCATCCTCATGGACAAGGTAATAATTGATTTTGTTTATCATGTCCTCAATGTTTCCCCTGTTCCATTGAACAAGGTGCTCTCCGTCGGTAAAAAGATCGTTGCTTGAAAGTTCTTCGGTAAGGAGAAACGACCCGGAACCGAGCACCTCACCAATTCTGGTTTCCATATTCAACAGGTCAGACAGATGAATATTCAAGACGACTTTTGACTCATTAAATACCTGATTGAGCTCGTTACTGTTCCATATATTTGGAGTATACACCTTAAAATATTTTGCCAGAGCGATAAGGAGAGTAGAGCGACGGCTTGTCTTGCTGCCAATAAAGGTAATGTCATATTTTTTAGGGAGTTCAAGCTTTTTGTGCACTTCGGTATTGACAGTTGCAGAAGGTAACCAATGCACGCGCTTACAGCCAATGGTTTTGTAAATTTCTATATTTGCCATATCGTGAGAAAAAACAAAATCAAAGGCAGTTGCATTATATGCCAGCTCTTTTCTCCTGAGAAGAGACTCATAATCTGCTTCCTCTACCGTGCCAATCTGCTCGCAATACCAGAGCGCCGTTGGGTAAGGAAGCGACTTTATCAAATCCGGAGAAATAAATTCACCCTTGCAAACAAGCACAAGATCCGCTTCTTGTCGTAAGAGTTCAGCGAGATTGTGCCGTTCCTGGCGGAAATCAGTACTAATGACTTTACACCCCATTTTCTTTAGTGCGGAGATTACGTGGTTTTCAAAACCCCATGGATAATTCGCTTTTTGTGCACCAACGACGTGAATTGTGAGCATAGTTTTATACAAAAATATTTTATCAGGTTATCGCTGAGGTGTGATTGCTTCTGTGGACAGGGTATGTAAAACCCGATCAATCTCATATTTTAATTTGCCTAAATTCAAGTGCTGTTTTGCATATGCGCGGCTATTATTTGACATAACAGCCTGCAGGGTATTGTCTTTTGCTAGTTCTTGCATCTTTGCAGCCAAGTCATGGATATCGACAATTTCTTCGGGGAATGCTATGTTGTCCTGCCTCGTTAGCTTTTGAACTACCTTAACCAAAAGACCATTGTAACCGTTTCGTATAAATTCGTTCATAGGTGGTGCATCAGTTGCAATGACAGGCATCCCGCAGGATAAACCTTCCAGGAGGGGTAATCCCAGACCTTCCAGCTTACTTGGGAAAATCAGGATGTTGCCTTTATGATAAAGTCCTGGCGCCGGTACGGTTTCCTTATGATAGGTAATTCGGGAATTATTGCGGACGATATGTACAATTTCCGGCGGGAGTCTTTCTAGTTCTGCCTGGGCGTGGATAAATAAGGTAAGGTCTGAGTTGTTGCAAGAGAACGCATCAAAAGCAATAATTACGGCCGGTGTCATTTTACGGTAATTGATGCCGAGCCATCCTGCATTATGAAAAAAAGTATGTTTTTTTCCGTTCGATACGGGTTTGAAAAGCTCTGTATCGACTCCCCATCCAAGGTAATAGGCTTTGCAAATATCTTTCACCAGAAGAAAAGTGCGCTTGGTAGAACAGAGTACTGCATCATACAACCGCATATAGGGTTTCCAGTCATCCTTGTAATAATCAAGATAAGTTACTGTTTTGATTCCTTTTTTCTTGCAAAGGCTGACAAGCTTCCAGTCGTATTCTTCATTGAAGATAACGACATCCAGGTGATTGTCGTTTATCCATTTCTCAAATATTTCACAGGGAATATCATAGTCTGGAAAGGTTGTTAAATTCTTGGCCGCCCACATGCCATCGACTTGCAACATAGGCTGCCCGTATACACCGCCAGTCCTGGCAAAAATAAAGGTTTCGTGTTCCCGGGCAATAACATCCCGCAAGATTTTCGTTACGTATGATTGCCCTCGCTCAAACCAAATGCTGACAAATCCAACCTTTAGAGAAGGAATATCGCTGCTATTCATGGAGCGATTATGGGTGAATTGCAAGGGAGCGTTTTTCAATTTTTGATGAACTTTTTTTAGATTGTCTCGCGCTTCGTGGTAATTTCCGTCAATTGATAGCGCCCTTTCAAGATATTGCTTTGCCTCACGAAGCCGGTCTGTTGCATAAAAGAGAACCCCTAAGTTATTCATTGCAGAGGTATCGTTGGGATCCAGATCGATTACTTTTTTTAAATATCTGATGGCGATATCGAATTGCTGTGTCTGGTGATAAAGAAGGGCAAGGGTATAATATGCGGGAATGAAATGAGGATCATTCTCTATTGCCTTTTTATACCAGGTGATAGCCTCCCTATGGAGGCCGGTCTCTTTTAAATGTTCTGCTTTACAGAAATATTTATGTGCTTCTGATATCGGCATACTTCTGATGTCTGTGAAAATGAATAAGCTGCTCTATAAAACCAATCACCAATCATTCCTTCGCGGTAGTTTCAAAATTATGAGCAATATTTAAGCCAAATAATCTATTCTATTCTCTCGACGTACTTGAGTCTCTATAAATTCACTATCCGGAATAGCTGCTGTATGAACTGGAGGTTTCATTCTTTTATAGTTAAAAAGCAGGCCGGATAAAAGCATTGCTATACTCAGGATGCTCATAAAATGTGAATTTTAAATTGATAATAAGGTGGCATGGACAAACTCTGTTTGTCCGTGTTGAACTACTATAAATCACAAATTGTGAGCCTGTGGAGTATAGTTATATGCGTCCCGGTTGTTACGAATCATGAAAAAAAGTTTATTGGCGGTTAAAAAAATCATGGGAAAATGAATGACTTGCGCTGGTGAAATATCAAACATTTCAAATTTATCGGTGAGCAATAATTGTACAGCGCTCATGACGGTCGTAAATGAGTGATTGAGTAATGAAAGTTATTAAAAAGCTTGAGAGAAAGACGAAAGAATAAATACCTTGACTTGTCTCAATACAAATTCTATAATTTATCCTTCAAATATACGTTTTTCACATTAAAAAAGGGCAGATAGCTCAGTTGGTAGAGCACAGGACTGAAAATCCTGGTGTCGCCGGTTCGATCCCGGCTCTGCCCACCACGTATATTCTGACGGAGCGCTTAGAGGAAAAGCAGCCAAAGTTCTGTGCCGGCAATCCTGCCATTGAAAGTTTGTCCCATTCGTTATAGTTTCCCCTCCACGTTTGTTTCCTTCCTGGCATATGGAATAAGTTAAAAACATGCCGGTTTTTTTCATAGGCTTGCGAATAATTGTGGGTATTTTGTTGTGCATCAGGGATAATTCTTATAAAAAATCAAGTCATAGAGCGTAAGAGAAAATGAAACAGAGACCATCTTTTTTTGTAGTATTCATCATCCTTCTGTTACTGAATGCAAACGCATTTGGTCAGGCCAAGGTCATTGAAAAACCTCTGACCGAAGTAAAAGAGGACGTCAAAGAGGAAAGCAAGAGTGTTTACGAAGAGTTTGAAGAGTTCCTGAGGATCGTAAAAGAGTTACAGGATAAGTATGTTGACGAACTCAAGCTTAACACAATTCTTACCAATGCATACCGTGGCATGCTCTCCGGTTTGGATCCCTATAGTCAATATTTTGGCACGGAAGAGCTGGAAGACCTCAAGATTGAAACAGAAGGGGAGTTTGAAGGATTGGGAATTGAGGTGATTATCAAGGAGGGGTTGTTGATCGTAATCACTCCCATACTTGATTCTCCTGCGTTCAAGGCCGGAATACTGGTGGGTGATCGAATTATCAGGATCGATGGTGCATCCACCGAAAACATGAGTATCCGTGAGGCGGTAAAAAAGCTTCGTGGAAAGCTGGGGACAAAAATTACCCTGACCGTTGTTCACGAAGGTGACACTGCGCCGGTAGATATTACCATTGAACGCGCAAAAATTTATGTAAATAGCATCCGGGGAGCCAGAATCGTGGACGACGAGTATAAGATTGGTTACCTTGCTGTGTCAAATTTCCAGGAAAATACGGTAAAAGACATGGACATTGCCGTTCAGGACTTACTGAAAAACGGTATGAAAAGTATGGTTCTGGATTTACGCTTTAATCCCGGTGGTTTGTTAAATGCTGCGGTTGATATGGCAGATAAATTCCTTGAGAAGGGTATTATCGTCTCTACCCGCGGACGAGATAAGACACAAAATTATGTCTATCAAGCCCATAAGAAAGGGACGTATCCCCGTTTTCCCCTGGTTATCCTGGTAAATAACGGAAGCGCCAGCGCATCGGAAATTGTAGCGGGTGCGCTCAAGGACCACAAACGGGGTATATTGTTAGGGATTAAGACATTTGGCAAGGGATCTGTTCAGAGTTTAATTCCCGTGGGGAACGGGAAAGCAGCCTTAAAACTGACGACGGCGCGGTATTATACCCCTTCCGGAATTTGTATTCATGAAAAAGGAATAGAACCTGACGTGTCGGTACCCCTGAGCTTTGCTGAGACAAAGGCATTGCACGAAAATCTATCGGTGTTACAGATAGATCAAAAAATGAATGCCAGCAAGGAAGAGAATGCTGCACATAAGGAAATCTCTGAAAGAAAAAAAAAGAAGCCCTTGTATGAAGATATCCAGCTGGAAAGGGCCAAGGATATTCTGAAAGGCATTGAGGTCTATGCAAAGGGTAAACAAACTCATTAAGAAGGCGCATCTGGCACTCAGATGATGATCGTTTTGTGAGAGGCAGGAACATCCTGCCTTCTTCATATATGCTAATTTTAGGTATTGAAACATCCTGCGATGAAACGTCGGCTGCGGTTGTGAAGGATGGCAGGGAAATAGTATCAAACGTTATTCTGTCACAAAACGCATTGCATCGGGAGTTTGGAGGTGTGGTTCCTGAAATTGCCTGCCGGGCTCATTTAGAGTCTATCATTGGTATTATTGATAACGCCATCCGCGATGCAAAAACACCATTAAAGGACATCAATGCAATTGCCGTTGTAAATACCCCGGGACTGATTGGCGCCTTACTCATCGGTGTTACCGCAGCGAAATCGTTAAGTATGGTGCTGGACGTACCTCTCATCGCCGTCGATCACCTTCATGCCCATATCTACGCGAACAATCTTGAATATGATGATATATCCTATCCCACGATCA from Candidatus Brocadia sp. includes these protein-coding regions:
- a CDS encoding glycosyltransferase — encoded protein: MTFLNNQPAINNGRPSVSACMIVKNEERFLAQCLTSIKNAVNEIIIVDTGSTDKTIEIAQSFGAKIYHHPWKNSFSEARNHSLRYATCDWILQIDADETLEHADIPLLHRLICENSYDAIFVAIYSELPGGQSKHYYTRIFRRGKAYFEGIVHNQLIFEGIPFQSEIRFYHYGYNLTDQEMRKKYKRTGDLLRQQLAENPDNLFIMTNLIRNYRNEFDFNKVIELGEKGLKLSEPQTDYNARNQRQRIYVDLVHAFINTNQLDKAEGICSEAIKENHDSLDILFVMGEILLRKEKFHDALYYFKKYLIIKDREDKKPVFNLSIVDAYYYEHKAYDNIGVCYEKLHLPNEAEIAYKKAITLNDKEPQHYSNLAQLYISQQSVEKAEDIVTTAIKRGIGNDSLYMLTGQIQSLMKKPYDAINTMRQLICRSNRNIPAYLFLINLLIQTNQLKEAEDTVQAIISSNPDHLGLKCLRERIKFKNGDKDSAIKFIHTILESNSSDGSVYHDLGNLCIEIEEYHTAIELLEKYLKVAPVDTNTVTNIATCYAKLGKLEPALMGFQAALTLDPACTYALQNLEIMNRRLKNQHD
- a CDS encoding glycosyltransferase — protein: MTDKGRQAVLNNNRPTLSACMIVKNEEKFLSQCLASIKGAVDEIIIVDTGSTDKTVDIAHSFSANVYHHPWNNSFSEARNHSLEYARGDWILQIDADETLEQTDIPLLHTLINNDSYNVIYVAIYNELPGGCAKHYFQRIFRRGKAHFEGIVHNQLIFEGKALQSEIRFYHYGYNLSEQEMQKKYTRTGDLLRQQLAGNPGNLFIMANLVRNYRNEYAFDKVIDFAENGLKISASQTDLVSKNQRQRMSIDLAHAFINKNLIDKAELVCKKALIENPDSFDILLVMGEVFMKKGVFHDALPCFKKYLILKEKENKEPTFFLLSSDFYQYEHTVYNHIGECYKHLGLIHEAIVAYKKAIELNSRDPLNYANLINLYISQDRLIDAKDLTFAAIKSGIANHLIYHLLGKIYAAEGKMNDAIDACKQSLRMDNTNIPTHAYLINLLIQINHLDEASKILKDMLSLYPEEFTFLCLLERITYKQGNKESLVSFVRNILQSNPSDHNIYLHLGSLCMEVEEYADAIEAFERYLRTSSKVDASVIADIAVCYAKQGMREPALFGFQTALKLDPNCKCALQNLAALKANA
- a CDS encoding glycosyltransferase, whose product is MKKSQHQKISACLIVKNEEELLPNCLSSIKNTVDEIIIVDTGSTDSTVTIAKDFGAKVYHHPWNDSFSEARNHCLKYASGNWIFQIDADEELEQADIMKLQKAINNVKCNAIAVAIHSAIQDNYHTFYNIRIFRRGKGFYQGIIHEQLIIDGDRLSADIRLYHHGYNLDPHKMKEKWQKTTRLLQKQLEQNKYDSFAWFNLIRNYRTQELFNDGIIAGEKALTLFTPDPGTIHPEMGITMHHYAMIVYETANCYLHLASASRAKELCYKALSKLEAAGNTPENIDILFTLACAYLKEGSYQKAVQYFHRFLSLREWHLNNVGTNTFMTDTLGYDYAAHNGIGYCLGNLGQWGIAIDHLEKAIALNPRYRNAYYNLALCFENTGDINNAVNTLLRTVSEDIADDAVWLHLGELYIQQNTYEKALPYFEKYLKNHPADKNVLLKIVWCYEKLGHLEAALIGYRSVEALKEPA
- a CDS encoding DUF268 domain-containing protein, whose amino-acid sequence is MIQDNLTENLVRFVHHLNTTNSPIIKHPGFSQYISDIKEYCKDAHAESRIALWPCLDDKTHETFFDKYYFYQDTWAARKIFEIRPKQVIDLGSTALLVGIISQFVPTISIDIRPLSVSLPGLICERAIITALPFDACTIEFLSSMSVIEHVGLGRYGDKLDAKGSIKAFMEISRIMKPGGHFLFSVPLSHTPGLSFNAHRIFSKQQIMSLLSNFRLQEELFLFPEPGTERDVTTLKGFRFCVWCAHMIKMDN